The following DNA comes from Pseudophryne corroboree isolate aPseCor3 chromosome 8, aPseCor3.hap2, whole genome shotgun sequence.
ACTCAAGAGCTTACCAATAATGAGTCAGATTTTACCCAGGCAGACTTTTCTGGGGAGAAATGCATAGGGATTAAAGGTCACATatattttattgtctttttgcaAACATTATGTGGAGCCTTCTATGTTgttagtatattattattattattattactactactactactactactactactactactactactactactactactactactactactactactactgctgctactactactactactactactaataataataataataataataataataatttctataGTACCAACTTCTTTTTGTACACAGAATGTTTATTCCTTCACATCTTACAAGCTCACAATCAAATTTCTCTATCCCAACAAACAAAAACACATACTGTACGAAGGTAAATTTCATCAGATGTCAATTAACCCAACAATGAGTTTTTGGGCTCGCAGAAGAAATTTAGCATCCAGGCGGAAAACCGCAgaagcatggggagaacatacaaactcttctCTGATTGCCACTTAATCAGATAAAAAACCTAGTTAAATGTAGTTATATTTGTTCAATATCTGAATCAAATTTTTATGCTAAACTATGTTAAACATGAGATAATTGATGGTGGATATCATCTTTATAATTCAATGTTTTTGTAACAGAATAATTCATTATCATATTAGTTAAATTAACTGGTAAATTATTTTTCTATGACTTTGGATTCGTTTGTATAAAAATATGTTATTCATGttgtgaaaaatatttttttttttttagatattgcaCATGGTGGTCTCATTGGAACTCCATTCATTTTGACAGTATTACAATACACTTTAGTTTGGCCTCCTGGGATTTTCTCATTTTACAGTTGTAGGATATACTGTAAATGCTATGACGTGGTTTCCACCACAGTACTGACCTAAAGTTTACATATTTTGGTGTGTGCCCATGTTCCTAGTACTGTATTTAAAGAATGAGGAAGTTACTATTTCAGACAGTGGAATAGTTACTGTAGGTACAATACTCACTACAATGGAAACATTTCCAGAAAATATACTACGGTTCTCATGTATTGCTATTTATCCTTTACACATCGCAAGACTTTTCTTTAATAATTTATTAAATATAGCACATTACTATGGAAATGTGGGCCAACAGACCCATCAAACTCATTACCATGCAAGCTGTGAATATGGAGATGAGTGTTGTAaagtatatgtactgtattgtatgttTCTCAGTCATTGTTGAATAACTGAAATAGGTACAGTATGTGCACATAAAACCCCCAAAAATATAATGGAGGTAGTGAAAACTGTTAGATAAATACACCCCTAATTTTGTGACCAGGAGCAATAGCTCACAATACTACCCCTGAATGGtgctaaagtggagagtgataaattaccagccaatcagctcataactgtcatgttacatgttGACTTTCAAAaagggcagttagaagctgattggctggtagtttatctctctccactttatcactctccaaggcttagtatatctgccccataGTATATTAAGAGAGGTGcttccaatgactactataaaactcaggccaaggggtctatgtactaaaccttggagagagctaaagtagacTGAGATAACGTATTCACCTGTATTGGACAAAATAACAGGTGCAGgttaattggtactttatctccttccactttatctttctccaaggcttagtaattagacccTTAATGCTACTCAAGATAGTGTCAAGAAGACCTATAATGCCTTTATTAGAGTAACATTTGCGTTTTGCAGTTTATTTCATTTACTTCAACTTAAAATCAAATCATCACTTAATAACCATATTGTGAATTAGGAGAACTTTTCCAAGCTATGTAAATAGATGTGAAATTTAGTGTATAAAATAGGACAGCAATAATTTCTAAATGCCTTGATATTTAGTTTGATTTGCCattatatagagcatactgtatgtttaAATTTTACCTCTTCTTTGCAGCTAACAATTCAATTATGCAGCAAATCTCCAAATCATTTTAAGTGACCAAGATATGATCTAAAGATGTGATAACTCTGCCCACCACTCCCTTGCTACACCATACTGTATATATTGCAATGCTTTTTTAAAAGCTACGTTGGGAATTGCTTACTAAATCTCAGAAACTGCTTTATATTATAAAATTCTTCCTCGTTCATTTCTGCTTACCCAATATGTTTACATTTGTTACTGAATCTGACAAACAGGCTGGAAAACAGAAATGCATGTTTCAGCAGAATCCATCGTGACTAAAATAGACATTTATCTTATCCTGGTCTTTAAAGTTTACTTTGATTAAATTTGGATGGTAATTAAACATTGCTGAATATACTTCCTCTGAGTTACTTATAATATGTTGCAATATATAGAAATGTTTAAAAACAGTCAGCAGTACCCACTTCAATCTCTGCATAATAATAACGGATTATTATGTGCAGTAACCTATTTATGAAAAGGAAACAGTGCACTTCTTTCAGTCCCCATCAATTGCTTTAGTAAAGATTTGAAAAGCTTGGCCTAATTTATATGCAGATCACCATCCCAGTTGCATAAGGATTTACAATAGACAAAAACAAAactgtttttgttttaaataatgaCTGTTTGTTTAATTCACACCATTATGCCTGCATAATAAATGTTTACTCACCATTTAGTATGTAGATATTGCACTTTGATCATTATAATTGTGTCATTATTTGTACAAAGTATACACAATCTGCCTTTAATACTGTAGTATCTCTAGTTCACTATCCACAGCATTCCACTGCAACTAGTCCACAGCAAGTCTCAACTTGGAAGTTTCAATCAACAGCATTGTTTGAAGTGATTAAACACAAAGAATATCCATCTGAACAGTGATACACAAAAATATTATCTGTTGTTGAACTCTTTTTGTTTTAATTAGGAAAATAGTTTTAAAACAATAAGCATTATTACCATTAGAGATGGAAAAAACTAAGcaatgacaatatatatatatatatatatatactatataaatatgtactatatatatatatatatatatatatatatatatacatacacataccctatatatatatatatatatatatatatatatatatatttccttcaCAGGAAGGATCTCACCATTATTTCTAATTTTCTAGATATTGTTGCTTGAAATATACATCTTGCAGAAGTTTTATAGGAGAAAAATGCTGTAGATTTACAGTTTAAACAAATATTTTAATGACTTCTGCTGTAAAGTCAAAATCCAGGGCATTTTAAACCAATGCAATGTGAAATACAAAAAGAGATCTCTCTTATTTAGggggatatataatatatatatatatatttctgaaatACTGCACATCAAAATATATCCATGGTATAAAAGCTAAAAGCAACATTTAGGTTATTTAAAGTGCAAAGGCACTTTAACTCAAAAAAGTGACGCCCAGTGGCTGCAGTTGGTAATTGATCTGTAAcagtaaaatggtatttacattagaAAAAGTTCAGTTTGCTCAGATCTTTGGAGATCTTCTACTTACTGTTTAGAACATTAGATCAAAAAACACTCAAATGTAATAAGGAAAAGAAAATCAATAGCAATAAAAATGAAAACATTCATTAAAGGGGACTGTTTCTAGAAGTAAAATATAGAAATAATTTAAAGAAAAGAATAACAGAGAAAAAAAGAGATACAGTGCACCAAAAGTCTGTAATAGCACAATGTATCTGTACCTGTGTAGCTTAAAAAAAGGCATACAGTGTATGCACCATTGCTTCTGACATTCCATATAAACAACAAGCTTGAAGCAATGTTTTGAGAAATGTTGCCTACAGCTGACTTATTGCAGTTTGCTTTTCCAAAACCTCAAGGTAATCTGGCTCTGATTGCatttttccttgcaggagaagatgCTCTTGTTTAGATTGTTCTGCAAagtattttctgggagtgccatatAAAACAGTTTTATTTAACCTGTCCTGGTTTTGACGCCTCATTTCATATGCAGGCATGAGCTGCCTTTTGGGCAAGGTGCAAAAGTTATAATGAACAACTCCACCGCTGGGCAGTTCCTTTACTCTTTCTTCAATGTTTTGGTACAGAAGTTCTGACTCTCCTGTGGTGGGGGACTTATTCAGCAGTTCAGTTGTGCTTATTGTATATGCTGTTGGGTCCTCCTTTTTGTGGTCCAGTTTACTGTAACTAAACTCTTGCAGGTTTCTGTAGTAAGCAACAGGATCTCCTTCTTTCTGCATGTAGATTGGGTTCTGGCACATTTGTCCAACAGGTGGAGGGATGTAGTTATATACATGAGCCTCAGTTTTATCATTGGAACTGGGATTATATGACCCATACTGCAGCTGGAAAGAGCTGAGATCTAAATTGTTTGCACTGCTGCTTGGAACACTCTGTACCCCTTTTCGTCTTTTCAGTACAAAGACAAAGAGCCCTGCCCCAAAGCACACAGACAGGATAAAAACTACCAGTAATCCCAAAATAAGCACCGAAAGAGGGACCTCAGTGTGCAGTTCAGGGTAAGGACTTGGTGATGCACTTGAAGGATGTTGGGTgtttggtttgtgattgaaagataacACTGTGGCATCAGCAATATGTGGGCCACCTGGGCAAATTATATCCTTAGACAAAATCCTCAAATGCTCTCCAGCATGCTTCACTGGAGATTCACATGTTACTTCCTGAACAACCACGGTGGAACTCGATTGCTCTATCCAATTTTTCAGACCTAAAATATCACATGTGCAATCCCAAGGGTTTTCCTGGAGATCTATTTGTATGAAGGCTGTGAGCTGATCAAGAACCCCCTTTATAGGCAGATATGAGAAATGGTTGTTCCTTAAATTTAGCCTTGTAAGAGCAGTGCCTCTAAATACATTATCTGGTAATGATCTCAGTAAATTGTTGTTTAGAAACAAGAGCTGAAGGTTGCTTAGCGCATCAAATGTATGTGGAAAAATGTCCTTAATTACGTTGTACTCTAAATAGAGGTATTGCAAACTGTATAAGCCCTCAAACATGGAAGGATATAGGATCTCAAGGTAGTTGCCATTAAGGTAAAGTCTGCGTAAGCTTGTGAGGTTTGAAAAGGCACCTTCCTGTATAATTGCAATTCTATTATTTCCTAAATGTAACAAATCCAGTGAGCTAAATTCAAGGAGATCAGTTTTATAAACAATTTGTAAATAGTTACCTGTAAGATACAGCTTCCTTGGACTGGTGGGTTTAGGTTGTAGATCAGAAATGTTGCTAATTTTTCTCTCTTGGCAATTTACATTTAAGCCACTGTCCGAGGTCTGTGAAGTACAGACACAACTTTCAGGACAGCTTATAGGAACTGGAGACTTGGTCTGATACACCATTATAGGCCCAAAAATCTGCCTGTCTTTGGACACTGTTACTCGAGGAGTGGGTCTGTTCCTGGTTTTGGGAGGCTTGCTGGCCTTTGGGGCTCTAGTTGGACTTATTGCAGGGTTAAATGTTGGAGGCAATCGTTGAATACGGGTGTCTGGAAATGCTGGGTGAACAGATCTCTGGTTTGTGTCACTGGCACTTTTCCTAGGACACAGGTCTTGCCTGGTGAGCTGAGTGACATCTTTTCCATGCAGTCTAAAAGGGGTCTCACACACAATTTCCCCCACAAACACTGTGATGGTATCTAGCCATGCTTTCAGAGGAATCAAGTCACATGTACAATTCCAAGGATTCTCCTCCAGCTGAATCTCCATGATCCCTCCAATGTGTTCAAGGACACCAGCAAAGGGCAGCATTTTAAGTCTGTTGCCTCTCAGATCCAAATGAGTTAAAAGTACAAAGCGAAAGACGTTGTTGGGGAGAGACAAAAGAAGATTGTCATTAAGAATCAAGACTTTTAATTTATTCAGTTTGCTGAAAGCACCAGCTTCAATAACACTGATGAAATTGTAATCTGCTTGCAGATATTCAAGACTCTCGAGGCCCTGGAAAGTTTCCTCCCGCAACACTTCTAATTTGTTATTATTTAGATGCAATCTTTTCAATGTCTTTAGCCCATTAAAAGCTCCAGTCCTGATCTCTTGCAGCTCGTTGTTGCCCAAGTGTAAAGTCACTGCATTGGAGTAATTGACAAACTCATTTGGGTAGAGCCTGCTTAGTAAGTTGCCATTAAGGAAAAGCTGATAAATCCTGGACTGGGGAGGCAGCAGCAAACTGACGCTAGTGAACCCTTTATTCTCACAATTGATATTTAGCACATTCTCCTTTTCCTCGCACAGACAGCGGATCTTGCATATATCTTTGGCAGTTTTACGACTCTCTGTCTTTAAGATCGCAGTCACTGATATAACACTCAGCAGCAAAATGCTGTTCAGCATCTTTATATTCCACAGATCCAAGATCTGGTGCCTATGTAAAAACCTTCAAAATAcaacagaaataaaaaataatataaatataatacatTAGCAACAATCAGATTTCAATGTGTACAAACCATGCTAAAAATATCCTGTAACCTGTGCAATGAATTGCAAGCTCTCATGCCCCTGTTCCCAAAGCTATCTCTAGTAATTCATGGCATAATCTGAGAAACCTTATAGAAATATTAACTGTGTACTTACACATCAGGAAAGCATGAGGCTTTTCTCTCTTGCAGGTCCTATGCAGTTTGCATATCAaagcatactgttccagctcatctcATTTGTCCCCATGCATGATCTCTGGGGAGATGCTGGTAGAAGTTATCTCAATGTGAGTCGGCGTTGGCTGGGAGTAGTTGCTGCCGTGGCtgccttccctcctctgcttcctctGAGTGGGGTTTCTGTAGAGGATTCTGCTTTGCAGGCTCCCTCGGTCGGACCTAGAGGGGATGACGTCACGCCCTGGAAATTTGTTGCTGGGGGAGCACTGCAAACACGTTGTGCCTGTCTATTGTACTCTCTCGCAAAGCTCAAATGTGATCTGTCCCCTTCATTATAGGAAAGGGAGTGTGAAACTCATTGTGATCCTTGGATGCTGTCTGGCTGAAGAGGACAGTATCTGCACAGACCCCTCCCTTCCTCTCAAATACTCCTGAGCATCAGTTATAAGCTGCACTATATTGAGGAAAATGCTGTAAGTTTattttatgttatttatttattagttttgGGGTTATGCACAGATGTAGCATAGGAATGATTCTTATATAAGTGTGTCACCTGTTCTGGCATGTCTGCTATGTACATCTGTGCAGCATATGCATTGAAAATCTTTTGTAATCAGGACTGATATACATGTCTGTATTAATTACTGTTCATGTTTGACCTACTGAAACTAATTTACACAAATGATTCTATTTAACTGATTGCTGTGGTGACTACAAATTGCTGACATCAAATAGTTTGCTGTCAGTTGCTTTAACTGTTGGGTAAATGAGTCTCTTGATGCAATCCTGGAATGCGTGCACTGAAGTATGGCTATAGAAGAGTTAAAATGCCTCTGTATTCCCAGCCTTATATGCTGGGCTCTGGATGCCCAAGTGACCTTTAGCAACTAGTAATGAGAAGGGGCAGGAAGAAGACAGGATTTGATGGACAGCTTTTCATCCTCAAACACGAAATTGTCCCCTAATGGGACCACTGGGAGGAATTCTGAGTTA
Coding sequences within:
- the SLITRK2 gene encoding SLIT and NTRK-like protein 2 codes for the protein MLNSILLLSVISVTAILKTESRKTAKDICKIRCLCEEKENVLNINCENKGFTSVSLLLPPQSRIYQLFLNGNLLSRLYPNEFVNYSNAVTLHLGNNELQEIRTGAFNGLKTLKRLHLNNNKLEVLREETFQGLESLEYLQADYNFISVIEAGAFSKLNKLKVLILNDNLLLSLPNNVFRFVLLTHLDLRGNRLKMLPFAGVLEHIGGIMEIQLEENPWNCTCDLIPLKAWLDTITVFVGEIVCETPFRLHGKDVTQLTRQDLCPRKSASDTNQRSVHPAFPDTRIQRLPPTFNPAISPTRAPKASKPPKTRNRPTPRVTVSKDRQIFGPIMVYQTKSPVPISCPESCVCTSQTSDSGLNVNCQERKISNISDLQPKPTSPRKLYLTGNYLQIVYKTDLLEFSSLDLLHLGNNRIAIIQEGAFSNLTSLRRLYLNGNYLEILYPSMFEGLYSLQYLYLEYNVIKDIFPHTFDALSNLQLLFLNNNLLRSLPDNVFRGTALTRLNLRNNHFSYLPIKGVLDQLTAFIQIDLQENPWDCTCDILGLKNWIEQSSSTVVVQEVTCESPVKHAGEHLRILSKDIICPGGPHIADATVLSFNHKPNTQHPSSASPSPYPELHTEVPLSVLILGLLVVFILSVCFGAGLFVFVLKRRKGVQSVPSSSANNLDLSSFQLQYGSYNPSSNDKTEAHVYNYIPPPVGQMCQNPIYMQKEGDPVAYYRNLQEFSYSKLDHKKEDPTAYTISTTELLNKSPTTGESELLYQNIEERVKELPSGGVVHYNFCTLPKRQLMPAYEMRRQNQDRLNKTVLYGTPRKYFAEQSKQEHLLLQGKMQSEPDYLEVLEKQTAISQL